One region of Mycolicibacterium rhodesiae NBB3 genomic DNA includes:
- a CDS encoding winged helix-turn-helix transcriptional regulator, whose amino-acid sequence MSPAPSLPLAELPGRPCPIAAALELVGERWALLVVREIALGATHFTDIVRGTGAPRDRIAARLKVLEHAGVVARSQYQSGPPRYEYRLTPSGEALIPVLDALLEWGKVHAVALDDPDRERHYPSMTTLKDKR is encoded by the coding sequence ATGAGCCCGGCACCGTCATTGCCACTGGCCGAACTCCCGGGTCGGCCGTGCCCTATCGCCGCGGCACTCGAACTCGTCGGAGAGCGTTGGGCGCTGCTCGTCGTGCGCGAGATCGCGCTGGGAGCCACCCACTTCACCGATATCGTGCGGGGTACCGGCGCCCCACGCGACCGCATCGCGGCCCGCTTGAAGGTGTTGGAGCACGCCGGGGTCGTCGCCCGGTCGCAATACCAAAGCGGTCCTCCGCGTTACGAGTACCGACTGACCCCATCGGGCGAGGCGCTGATCCCCGTGCTGGACGCCCTGCTGGAGTGGGGCAAGGTGCACGCCGTCGCCCTCGACGATCCGGATCGCGAACGCCACTACCCGTCGATGACCACGTTGAAGGACAAGCGATGA